TTTCCCGAGGCACTTGCAGATTCTCCAACCCAAACGCGACTTCTTCTTCAACGGAGTACATACAAAATTGTGTCTCGGGATCTTGGAAAAGAATGCCTACCTTCCGCGACATTTCGCCTACCGTTTGATGTTGTGGATGAACATCTCCAATGGCGATTTCACCGGAGACTTCAGCGTCTAACGATTGAGGGATGATACCGTTGAGCGCCAGAGTAAGTGTACTTTTTCCTACACCACTCGGGCCGAGAATTAAAGAACGGGAGCCGGAACGAAAGAATGCTGTAATGTCTTGAACCGTCGATGTCTCGTTCGTCGGATAACGGATCGAAAGTTGCTCAGTTTGCACGCAAACCACGGTTGCTCTCCTCCCTCTGTTGTTGTAGTTTTTCACGTCCCAGTGCGAAATCATTTAATACCCCTGTTCGGGCCAGTTGATCGGCGATGCCCTTACTTAGCCAGGCAGTCAGAGCACCGCTTATAAGCATTGTACCAAGCATAATCATTAACAAGCTGGAGGAAAATTGGCTCCAGCCTGACACGAAATAGCTCGTGATAAAATTCGCAGTGGTTCCACCCATGCCGGCTAGCATAAGTATTGGAAGCCAATATCTCCGCCATAAAAATAGGGCAAGCACTACCTCGCAACCGATTCCTTGGGCAAACCCCAGCAAAAGTACAGACCCTGCACTTACCGATCCAATGAGTACTTCTGTGAATGCAGCAATCATTTCACCCATGAAGGCAACACCGGGCTTGCGAATAATATACGCACAAACAATACAAGCCATAATCCATAATCCTGATAATAATGCCCCGCCCATAGGACCTATAACGCCGGACAGAAGACCTGCAGCAAAGATCCATATAAGGTAAAGAATTCCGAAGACGATGGAAATGGCAGACATAACGATAATGTCCCGAAGTTGAAGTTTTCTTGTTGGTATCATATAACAGCTTTACCTCCTGCAAAACAAAAGCCACCCTGAGAGAATCAGAGTGGCTTTTGTCAAATAAAAAACAGACTTCATTAATCATGACATGCGAACTCCACTTCCCTACGCTGGTATGAACCAGATCAGGTTCCAAGGGTCAAAGCTAAGCTTTTCTCAGCCATTTGATGGCTCCCCTAGTGACTTTTATTTAAATGTTATATAGAAAATTTCCTAGACTAGAGCATCTTTATCGTGGCGTACCACAATCAAAATGAACAGTTTATCAGTTCCGGATGCCAAAGGGATCACAGATCTCACTGGCGGTTCGATTTCTTGTTGCATTTTATAACACTGGCCACTTTTCCTGGTTATACGACATCTCCCAGAACGAATATTCAAGTTGGCAGCTTTTAATGAAATGATCTTTCATCTGTTCTTTTTCAGGTGCACTGGCCGTTTTTGCATATGCATCCAAGCGAGCGCGGAAATCTTCAGTGACGTTCATATCACCTTCTTCGCGGCTATAAAAGTTGATCCATTCGTAGAATGGGTGCGATTTGTTTGGTTGACTTTCACTCTTTAAATAGTCCCCGATTTCATTGTACGTCCATGGACATGGGAGGAGAACAGCTAAAATTTCTCCTAATGATCCATTCTGGGCAACATCTAGCATATGGCGTGTGTAATGATGCGCGGTCGGTGCGAGCGGTTCATATTGAAGATCTTCATACTGGACACCTGCTACTTCACAAAAGTTATTATGGGGGTGAATCTCGCTATTTAAAATAAATGAAATTTGTTCGTTAAACATTCCCATGTCTTTTCGATTGTCGCACTGATGGATTGCCTGTCCATAAATTTGAATAAAAGTGTTCAAATATTCAAAGTCTTGCTTCACGTAATGAATAAGCTGTTCGGACTGTAATGACCCGTTTCCAATGCCTTGCACGAAAGGATGAGTAAAAATAGCCTGAAAAATCGGATCAGCTTCACGTCTAAGTTCTTCCGTAAATGTCATAAAATTCCCTCCATTTTTCATCACGAGAGGAGACACGCAAAAAAGCCGCCCTATGGGAATCAGAGCGACTAGTCATATGTACAGTATCAGATATGACTTGTAACTCCACTTCCCTACGCTGGTATGAACCAGATCAGGTTCCAAGGGTCAAAGCTAAGCCTTTCTCAGCCACTTAATGGCTCCCCTAGTGAATGTTATTTGACTGTAGCATACCACAATGAGTATGATCAGTCTATCTGTTCCGTAAAAGATTTTGGGATCGGAACTTTACACTTTTCCAAAAAGATATTGCGCAAATAGGGGCTATAACCTATAATAATTTTAATCATAGTTCCTACACTAATGATTCTAGGAACTTTTTATGGGAGAGGTTTTGATAAAAAAAACATTGGGAATCAGAGGAACTGATTGAACATTTTACATTTTTACCCAAAGATTTCATACTGTTGGGAAACAAAACCGAACGTATTTTGGTTTTCAGGAAACAACTGAAAAGGATCGAGTGGAAATCACTGATTGGCTTCAACAAAAAGTGTGGGATTCGCCCTTTGAGGAAGAAGGGTTAAAAAATGAAGCTATACAGGAATACCGATATCGAAAAATTGAACGCTATACGCAGAAAAGAGCAAGTGTTTTTGCAGGAAATTTACCAACGATTATCTGAAGAAACCATGAGGAAAATGGATGAGTTATTTGTTTCATGGTCTAACATGGATGACGTAGAAGAACGGAGTGGTCGTATGACGTTTCGTAAACTAACGTTGGGACGGGTAAAGCCACCTCTGGGAGTTTGTTATTCGAAATTTTTTAAAAGGAATTGAACTAAAGGAAAGAGCCAGAGACAAAAGTGTTTGATCAAATAAAAATCCAAAACATGATGGGTGTAGACCCGCGCGGAAATATTCTTCGCTTTCCTCCGTTACCACCGTTCATGGTTCGTTTTTAGGGGTAAACACTTTCGTCTTGCCCCGGTTCCTTTTGTCTAAGCTTTTTTAATCCAAAATTTCAATACGCCC
The Salicibibacter kimchii DNA segment above includes these coding regions:
- a CDS encoding ECF transporter S component → MIPTRKLQLRDIIVMSAISIVFGILYLIWIFAAGLLSGVIGPMGGALLSGLWIMACIVCAYIIRKPGVAFMGEMIAAFTEVLIGSVSAGSVLLLGFAQGIGCEVVLALFLWRRYWLPILMLAGMGGTTANFITSYFVSGWSQFSSSLLMIMLGTMLISGALTAWLSKGIADQLARTGVLNDFALGREKLQQQREESNRGLRAN
- the tenA gene encoding thiaminase II yields the protein MTFTEELRREADPIFQAIFTHPFVQGIGNGSLQSEQLIHYVKQDFEYLNTFIQIYGQAIHQCDNRKDMGMFNEQISFILNSEIHPHNNFCEVAGVQYEDLQYEPLAPTAHHYTRHMLDVAQNGSLGEILAVLLPCPWTYNEIGDYLKSESQPNKSHPFYEWINFYSREEGDMNVTEDFRARLDAYAKTASAPEKEQMKDHFIKSCQLEYSFWEMSYNQEKWPVL